The proteins below come from a single Cannabis sativa cultivar Pink pepper isolate KNU-18-1 chromosome 3, ASM2916894v1, whole genome shotgun sequence genomic window:
- the LOC133035940 gene encoding uncharacterized protein LOC133035940 yields the protein MRNTQTLIDAAAGGAFMRKSANEAFELLEEMSITNQQWSTERGQSKKDAEIKSPIQVLETKVGQLASQNTNRAQLNFPSTNEVNPKENSPTPKKKKTTDGLQQKETSPPISIDHHLKIPYPERLRKNNMDKQFSKFLEVFKKLSINIPFAKALEQMPSYVKFMKEILSKKRKMEEFETVALTEECSAILQKKLPPKLKDPRSFTIPCTIGKLENIHALCDLG from the exons ATGAGAAATACCCAGACACTCATAGACGCTGCAGCTGGTGGGGCTTTTATGAGGAAAAGTGCTAATGAGGCCTTTGAATTACTTGAAGAGATGTCCATCACTAATCAACAATGGTCAACAGAGAGAGGCCAATCTAAAAAGGATGCGG AGATTAAGTCTCCTATTCAGGTCTTGGAAACCAAGGTGGGGCAGTTGGCTTCTCAAAACACTAACAGGGCTCAACTTAACTTTCCTAGCACTAATGAAGTCAATCCAAAAGAGAACT CACCTacaccaaaaaagaaaaagactacGGATGGTCTTCAACAAAAAGAAACTTCTCCTCCCATTAGTATTGACCATCACCTAAAGATTCCCTATCCTGAGAGGTTGCGCAAGAATAACATGGATAAGCAGTTTAGCAAATTTCTTGAAGTATTCAAAAAGCTGTCTATCAATATCCCCTTTGCAAAAGCCCTTGAACAAATGCCCAGCTACGTCAAATTCATGAAGGAGATTTTGTCTaagaaaagaaagatggaagaaTTTGAGACGGTAGCTCTAACAGAGGAGTGTAGTGCAATTCTTCAAAAGAAACTCCCCCCTAAACTGAAAGATCCTAGGAGTTTTACCATACCTTGCACTATTGGGAAGCTTGAAAATATTCATGCATTGTGTGATTTGGGGTAG
- the LOC115708960 gene encoding UDP-glycosyltransferase 73D1 — MAALEPWKQKQQPHFVLIPLMAQGHMIPMIDMARLFAERGVYVSLVTTPHNASRFESIITRASHSGLPIKLVQFPFPSQEVGLPIGYENLDSLPSRNLLGQFYKALNMLQKPLESYLERNPIPITCIVSDKCLFWTSETAKKFNIPRIVFHGMCCFSLLASHNIKLHNSHNSVNSDSEPFPIPELLPHRQRIEITRAQLPGAFVTQPDLDDFRDRMKEAETTAFGVVVNSFDELEKGCSVKYGKALNNKVWCIGPVCLSNKNELDKLERGNRTLINDRECLQWLDTMEPNSVVYACLGSQCRLVPSQLIELGLGLEASGQPFIWVVKPGEKFYEFENWLKEERFEERIKGKGMLIMGWAPQILILAHKSIGGFLTHCGWNSTIEAVCFGLPMITWPLFAEQFLNEKLVVEVLRIGVRVGVEVPVRWGDEEKIGVLVKRDEVRRAVEILMMDRGDDDEVKNRRERARILGDMAKRATDQEGSGSSYLNISSLIKDVANYYS; from the coding sequence ATGGCAGCTTTGGAACCCTGGAAACAAAAACAACAGCCCCACTTTGTGTTAATCCCATTAATGGCTCAAGGCCATATGATTCCCATGATAGACATGGCCAGACTCTTTGCCGAGCGTGGAGTATACGTTAGCCTAGTAACCACCCCCCATAATGCCTCCAGATTCGAGTCAATCATTACTCGGGCATCCCATTCCGGACTCCCAATCAAGCTCGTCCAATTCCCATTCCCGAGCCAAGAAGTAGGCCTCCCAATCGGGTACGAGAATCTCGACAGTTTGCCATCTAGAAACCTCTTGGGACAATTCTACAAAGCTCTCAACATGCTTCAGAAACCACTGGAATCATACCTCGAAAGGAATCCGATTCCGATCACTTGCATAGTCTCTGACAAGTGTTTGTTTTGGACTTCTGAAACCGCCAAGAAGTTTAATATTCCAAGAATCGTTTTTCACGGCATGTGCTGCTTTTCTCTCTTAGCTTCTCATAACATCAAGCTCCACAACTCTCATAATTCGGTCAATTCCGATTCCGAGCCATTCCCGATTCCGGAACTACTGCCTCATCGTCAAAGAATTGAAATCACGAGAGCCCAGTTGCCAGGAGCGTTCGTTACTCAGCCAGACTTGGATGATTTCCGAGACAGAATGAAGGAGGCCGAAACGACGGCGTTTGGGGTCGTGGTCAACAGTTTTGATGAGCTGGAGAAAGGGTGTTCCGTGAAATACGGTAAAGCCTTAAACAACAAAGTGTGGTGTATTGGACCGGTTTGTCTTTCCAATAAGAACGAATTGGATAAATTGGAGAGAGGGAACCGGACCTTGATAAACGACAGGGAGTGTTTACAATGGCTTGACACAATGGAACCAAACTCAGTCGTTTATGCATGTCTTGGTAGTCAATGTCGTTTAGTTCCTTCACAGCTTATAGAGCTGGGGTTGGGGTTGGAAGCCTCTGGTCAACCCTTTATATGGGTGGTCAAACCAGGAGAAAAGTTTTATGAGTTTGAGAATTGGCTAAAGGAGGAAAGATTTGAGGAAAGGATTAAGGGAAAAGGTATGTTGATAATGGGTTGGGCCCCACAGATTCTGATATTAGCCCATAAATCAATTGGTGGGTTTCTGACTCACTGTGGCTGGAATTCGACTATTGAAGCTGTTTGTTTTGGTTTGCCAATGATAACTTGGCCTCTTTTTGCTGAGCAATTTTTGAATGAGAAATTGGTTGTAGAAGTTTTGAGGATTGGTGTTAGGGTTGGTGTTGAAGTTCCGGTTAGGTGGGGTGATGAAGAAAAAATTGGGGTGTTGGTTAAGAGAGATGAAGTGAGGAGAGCCGTTGAGATTTTGATGATGGACCGTGGAGATGATGATGAAGTGAAAAATAGAAGAGAAAGAGCTAGAATACTTGGAGATATGGCTAAAAGAGCTACTGATCAAGAAGGTAGTGGGTCTTCTTATTTGAACATATCATCTTTGATCAAAGATGTAgctaattattattcttaa